The Ferrimicrobium sp. genome segment GTCAACCGATTGCCCTGCCGAGTGAAAGGCCGGACAAAACACTCCCAACGGTAAAGGAGCCATTGGTGCCAGCACTTGTCGTCTCGAGTGCGCCGGTGCCCCAGCATGGCGGAACCTGGATGCTACGGATGAGCGATGGGATGATCGATTTTGCACGTGCAGAGTTTCGCTATGGTGAGGTCGTGCTCGAAGTCGGTGAAGAAGGCGAGCTCATCGAGACGAGCGAGCAGCGAACCGTACACCTTACCCGTAACAAGAGGGCAGAGAAGAAGGCACGAAAGGAGCTAGCGTCGATACAACTCGAAGAGCTCAGCCCCTCCGTCGTCAAAGCATTGGGTGGCCCAGCGACGCGGCTCGCCTTTGGAACTGTTAGCCCAAGCAAATGGGAGCAGTTCATGGGCGAGACCGTCCCAGCGCTCAAGGACAAGGGTTGGCAGGTGGAGATCGATCCAATGTTCCGTTATTACCACGCGACGGTCTCTGCTTGGCATCTCGATGTAGAGTCGAATCAGGAGGGCTGGCTTGACCTCGATCTCGGTATCACCGTTGACGGTGCACGTTTCGATCTCGGCAAGCTGCTGATCGGGCTGTTCAACCGGGATCCACGGTGGCTTAGTCCCGGAGGTCTCGCGCTGATCGACGACGATGAGGTGATGTACCTGAAACAACCAGATTCGCCCCGGGTAGCCGTGAAGGCGGGAAGGCTCAAACACATCGTGGGAACCTTGATCGATCTGTTCTCGCGGAGCGCTGGTGAGCTACGCCTGTCTGTTTTTGATGCTGGTCGTGTGAAGGCTCTCGTCGGTGAGCACCAGTGGGATACGACGGGGCTCGATCGAGTTCTGGAACTCGCTGGTGCCCGGCTCACCGGCCAAGGTCCAGCGCTGGTTGAACCGCCGCGAGGACTCGTGGCTGACCTGCGACACTATCAGCTCGAAGGTCTGTCGTGGTTGCAGTTTCTGCGCGAACATGATCTTGGCGGGATCCTCGCTGACGACATGGGGCTCGGTAAGACACTGCAGACACTTGCCCATATTCTGGCCGAGAAGGAGGCGGGCCGGCTGGCTTCGCCAGCCCTCGTCGTGGTGCCGACGAGCCTGATCAACACCTGGCAGGATGAGGCATCTCGTTTTGCTCCAGCACTCAGTGTCCTCACGCTGCACGGACCCGATCGTAAGGCGTCCTTTGGAACGATTGGGGACTACGACATCGTCCTCACGACGTATGCGCTTATCTGGCGTGATATCGCAGTCCTCCAGGAGCAGTCCTTTCACCTCTTGGTCCTTGATGAGGCCCAGAACGTGAAGAACCCTACCGCGAAGGCTTCGAGCGCCATACGCCAGCTCAACGCAACCCACCGACTGTGCCTGAGCGGAACGCCGATCGAGAATCACTTGCTCGAGCTCTGGTCGCAGTTTGATATCCTACTCCCAGGGTTTCTCGGTGATCGCAACTTCTTCCGCGAGGTTTGGAGTACACCGGTCGAGGTGCACCATGATCTCGATCGCCTCCACGTGTTGGCGCAACGCGTGCGACCCTTTATTCTCCGACGAACCAAGGCTGAGGTAGCGGCTGAACTACCGGCCAAGAGTGTGGTGATCCAGGCGGTGGAGATGGAACGTACACAACACGATCTCTACGAGTCGGTGCGAGCGACGATGGACAAGCGAATTCGTGATGAGATCGTGAGCCGTGGCATCGAACGAAGTCATATTGTTATTTTGGATGCCTTACTCAAGTTGCGACAGGTATGTTGTGACCCGCGACTCCTCAAGAGCAACACGGCCAAACGGGTCGCCAGCTCCGCCAAGCTCACCGCGCTCATGGAGATGATCCCTGAGCTGATCGAGGATGGCCGAAGGATATTGTTGTTTTCCCAGTTTACGGAGATGCTTGACATCATCGCAGCTGAGTTGACGAGGGTAAAGCTCGATTTTGTTACCCTACGAGGAGATACCAGGGATCGGAGGACTCCGGTCGAACGATTCCAGAATGGGGAAGTACCCCTCTTTCTGATCAGCTTGAAGGCCGGCGGTGTCGGGCTCAACTTGACGGCGGCCGACACGGTCATTCACTACGATCCGTGGTGGAATCCCGCCGCAGAGGACCAGGCTACCGATCGCGCCCACAGAATTGGGCAAACGAAGCCGGTTTTTGTCTACAAGCTCATCGTCGCAGGCAGCATCGAGGAGAAGATCATCGCACTGCAGGAGCGAAAGGCCCAGTTGGCTGCTGGGGTGCTTGATGAAGCGCAGGCGAGTTCGGTCAAGTTCGGCCAAGATGACATCGCCTCGCTGTTGAGTCCGTTGCCGATCAAAAGCCGGTAACGACGCGTACTGGCCCGACAGCGATGACATCACTGCGCTAGCAAGTCGCATGGCTTGTAGAACGATGACAGGTCAAGTCCTGTGATCAGTAGTCGCCATCACTGGAGGACTTTGGTAGTGGCGGCCGCTCCTGTCTGACAGATTGGTAATCCCATTTCAATATGATCTAAAATTGTAAGATATAGTACAAGAAACTGGTAAACGACGAGCTTGTCTCGATGAGGTTGACGCAGCCAGTTTGAGGTTCACTAATGGGGGGTCAACGGATGGGAGATCGCGAGGATCGGTGCGGTGTCTGCGGTATCGCGACGGGGAGGAATGGCCGTGCTCGTCTTTGATCCCGACGATGCC includes the following:
- a CDS encoding DEAD/DEAH box helicase, which produces MDGLNFTRQDAASYFGEREIQKGEGYLHRVDLQSVTVDAIVANVQGTAARPYRVVVHFASNRMLSICTCPVSTRCKHGAAAALVALRTPKPNRGPEIRSQAKEWLEDVRRAVVATPRAMEDGEQAVAIIWRILPGEDRLPPRLACFKTRREENEGLGPKLEPWTSFRHILKIQPTFVTPIDFDAIRMLLFDAVKPNEYQFDYFGLGGVYASRVLELLAGTGRLFGRPSAGSPLKFGDPRTGVLRWRVVSSGEQVPVLDVGARDVWCLPTKDEILYIDESAGEIGSIITQEPTNLVGAILRAPALNPLEAKRAREVLQKSGQPIALPSERPDKTLPTVKEPLVPALVVSSAPVPQHGGTWMLRMSDGMIDFARAEFRYGEVVLEVGEEGELIETSEQRTVHLTRNKRAEKKARKELASIQLEELSPSVVKALGGPATRLAFGTVSPSKWEQFMGETVPALKDKGWQVEIDPMFRYYHATVSAWHLDVESNQEGWLDLDLGITVDGARFDLGKLLIGLFNRDPRWLSPGGLALIDDDEVMYLKQPDSPRVAVKAGRLKHIVGTLIDLFSRSAGELRLSVFDAGRVKALVGEHQWDTTGLDRVLELAGARLTGQGPALVEPPRGLVADLRHYQLEGLSWLQFLREHDLGGILADDMGLGKTLQTLAHILAEKEAGRLASPALVVVPTSLINTWQDEASRFAPALSVLTLHGPDRKASFGTIGDYDIVLTTYALIWRDIAVLQEQSFHLLVLDEAQNVKNPTAKASSAIRQLNATHRLCLSGTPIENHLLELWSQFDILLPGFLGDRNFFREVWSTPVEVHHDLDRLHVLAQRVRPFILRRTKAEVAAELPAKSVVIQAVEMERTQHDLYESVRATMDKRIRDEIVSRGIERSHIVILDALLKLRQVCCDPRLLKSNTAKRVASSAKLTALMEMIPELIEDGRRILLFSQFTEMLDIIAAELTRVKLDFVTLRGDTRDRRTPVERFQNGEVPLFLISLKAGGVGLNLTAADTVIHYDPWWNPAAEDQATDRAHRIGQTKPVFVYKLIVAGSIEEKIIALQERKAQLAAGVLDEAQASSVKFGQDDIASLLSPLPIKSR